A segment of the Prochlorococcus marinus str. SB genome:
ATCTTTTTAATTCAGAAGATATAAATAAAAATAATCTTGATCGTTATTTAGGAATAATTGAAGAAGAACCCTCAAACATAATAGATTTTATAAATAGGGAAACAATTCTTGTAATTGATGAATTAGAAGATTGTAAAAAATTTGCAAATAATTGGTATCTAGATTCAGAAAGTAATTTTGATAATTGTACGTATGAAGTAAATGAGAACCTTAAAAATAATGACATTAATTTAGAGGCCAAACCTAATTTGCATTTAAAGTTTGACGAAATATTAAATTCACTAGGAAATTTTAATTTAATAAAATTTTATGAATTTGAATCTAAAATCAATATTGATAATAGATTTTTGTTAAACGATAAAAGATTAAATTCATACTCTAAAAATGTAGGTAAATTATCCAATGATATAAATAAAAATATAAAAAACAATGAAAAAGTATGGATATTATCAGCACAACCATTGAGAACAAGGACTTTACTTTTTGAGCACGAATGTAATGCAAACTACTTAAACAATCCTAATGATATTGATGAAGCATATAAGTCAATTAATAATTCAACTCCTCTAATTTTAAAAAATAAGAACAATTACGAAATAGAGGGGTTTTATCTACCGATATGGAAAATTGTCCTGATAACAGATAAAGAATTATTTTCACAACAATCTCTTTTTAATAACGTATTCATAAGAAGAAAAAAAAGAAGTGTCAATTCAAATATAAATGTAAATAAGATTAGTCCCGGTGATTTTATAGTTCATAAAAATCATGGAATAGGGAAATTTTTAAAAATAGAAAAAATAAATATAACCGGAGATTCAAGAGATTATTTAGTCATTCAATATCAAGATGGGAAGATAAGTGTTGCAGCTGATCAACTTGGTAGTGTTAACAGATATAGATCAAGCGGAAAAATAAAGCCGAAAATAAATAAATTAGGAGGGACAGAATGGGAAAAAATAAAAGATAAAAATAAGAAACAAATCAAAAAAGTTGCTGTCGATATTTTAAAACTTTATGCAAAGAGAGAAAAATTAAAGGGTTACATTTACCCAGAAGATGGTCCTTGGCAAGATGAATTAGAGGAATCATTCCCTTATCAACCAACACCTGACCAAATTTCTGCTGTAGAAGAAATAAAATCTGATATGGAAAGCGATAAGCCAATGGACAGGCTTGTTTGTGGAGATGTAGGATTTGGAAAAACAGAAGTAGCTGTTCGGGCTATTTTTAAGGCTATTACATCAGGCAAACAGGTAATATTACTCGCACCCACAACAATCCTAGCTCAGCAACATTGGAGAACAATAAGTAATAGATTTTCACCTTACCCAATAAAAGTATCTTTACTCAATAGATTCAAAACCGTTAATGAAAGAAAGGAAATCTATGCAGGTTTGAAAAATAACAAAATTGATTTAGTTGTAGCAACGCATCAAATTTTAGGAAAAGAAATAGAAATTAAAAACTTAGGACTACTAGTTATTGATGAAGAACAAAGATTTGGAGTAAGGCAAAAGGAGAAAATAAAAAAAATCAAAACCAACATAGACGTTTTAACTCTTTCGGCAACTCCAATTCCAAGAACTCTTTATATGAGCTTATCTGGACTAAGACAAATGAGCTTACTAAATACTCCTCCACCATCAAGAAGATCAATAAAAACATATTTATCTGAAATAGATATGGATGTTATAAGAACTGCAATAAATCAAGAACTTGATAGGGGAGGTCAAATTTTTTATGTTCTTCCAAGAATTTCTGATATAGATCAAGCTGTTAACAAATTAAAAAATATGTTTCCCAACTTAAAATTTATTGTTGCTCATGGGCAAATGAACGAAACAGAGCTTGAAAATGCAATGATTGCTTTTAATAATGGAGAAGTAGATCTAATGATATGCACAACGATAATTGAAAGTGGATTAGACATCCCTAAAGTAAATACAATCATTATTGAAGATTCTCACAAATTTGGCCTTTCACAACTTTATCAACTTAGAGGAAGAGTTGGTAGAAGCGGTGTACAAGCACATGCTTGGTTATTTTATCCAAATATAAATAAAATTAATGACGCTGCAAAACAAAGATTGAAAGCGATAAAAGACTTTTCAGAACTAGGTAGTGGATACCAACTTGCAATGAAAGATATGGAAATAAGAGGTGTTGGTAGTTTACTAGGAGAAGAACAAAGTGGAAAGGTTAATGCTATTGGATATGATTTATATATAGAAATGCTCCATGAGGCTATTTCAGAAATCAGCGGACAAGAAATACCTGAAGTTAACGACACTCAAATTGATCTACCAATAAATGCATTTATACCTGCAACATGGATATTAAATAGAGAAGAGAAGCTTGAGGCTTACAAATCTGCTACTGAATGTTCAAATAATGATGAATTAACTGAATTAGCTACAGACTGGGTAAATAGATATGGAAACTTACCCAAACCTGTTGAGTCACTAATTATGATAATGAGACTAAAATTACTAGCTAAAAAATGTGGTTTTAATAAAATCAAGCTAAAAAAGCCAAACATCTTAATAGAGACAAAATTAAAAAATTCTACTTTTAAAATACTCAAAAATTCTTTGGCAAGTAGCGTTCATAATAAATTTAATTTTAATGAAGGCGAACAATTATCTACCATCACAATAAGGGGTTTAGGTGCAACTGAAATTCAGAATCAAATTGATCAACTAATATTGTGGTTCGGGTCTTTTGAAAGAGAAATAAAGAATTTCGACAAAGACCTTATTAAAATAGAATAAATTATTAAATAATTATTTAAAATCCGCGAAACAGTTTGATTTCGGTTAGGTTTATAAAAATTTATTTAATTTATGGGTGAATATATAGACGTCGGAATCCAAAATTCGATTTTACCTTTATCAATTATTCTTTCATCAATTGTAATTGGCATATTTGCATTATTTGAAGAAGAAACAGAAAATGATGACGATGACTCAGATTCAGGAAGTGGCGGCCTAATGCAACCTATTTGAAATTATTTATAAACAATTTGTTTTGACTTTCTCTTAGAGATTTTAAATAACCTATTAAAAGAACCTACCATTAAAATAAGAGCAGTAAAAGTAGATACGAAAATAAAAATCACCAAAAATATCTCATAGAGATATGAAAGGAGTTCAATTAATAACAAAAAAGTTTTATGAAATGTCGAGGTTAGATTTTTTAAAAGCAAATTCTTATTAGGAATTAAATAATTTATATAAACTAATAAAACACTCAAAATAAACAAAAAGAAAGATTCAGTAAATAGTCTTCTTTTAGATTTTCTTCTTAAATTTAATTTTTTTTTAAAAATATATTTATCATTTTTAATATTCAAATTTGGGATGTTTAAATCTGCCATTCATCAAAGCTCAAAGAATAAATTTGAATTACTCTGAAAAGAAATTAACCTATAGTATCGTGTTTGTATTTAAGATGCTAATTACTCTTTATTCAGAGTTTATTAGTTCTTTTTTTTCTATATTTTCAAAAGGACTATAAAAATAAATAAAAGAAGAAGAGAATAGAATTAAAGAGCAAATTGCAATAAAAGGTGGAATAAAGAAATTAAAAAATTTAACTTTTTTATTTAACCCAAATCTTAATTTTTTTGGAATGTTAGTAGTTATATCAGTTTTTTTAATTCTTACTTTTGGAGATTCATTTAACTGATCAAAACAATTTATGGTATCTGAAAGCAATGAATTACCAATCTTTAGAACTAAAGGCTTTACATTTGCTTTAGAGCTTTTGAGAACAATATTATGCATGTGGAGATTATCCGCTTTTAAATCGATTAATTTAGACTCATATATTGGAATTTCGTTTTTGATTAAAAGATTTGAATAAATATAAAAAGCATCCATAATAGGCCCTAAATGTTCAATTTTGCCCTCAATAAGTGGTTTATTAACTATAGTTAATT
Coding sequences within it:
- the mfd gene encoding transcription-repair coupling factor, which produces MSLNTLVDYISNSQITSELIKRISKSNELNIIGSSRYAKSIILDSIAKKEKKNILLICPNVEIAYKWIGYFESINDKAVLYYPPTEHLPYLSINKSKEIEFSQLTVLSKLIKKKKNEPNIVISTERSLQPHLINKNLLIENKLDLQKGVQIEIQELANKLTLLGYTKDNVTSTEGFWSRRGEIIDIYPVNNEFPIRLEFFDNVIEKIREYDPHTQKTLESINNIEIIQAGFDSLIKDKLNNLSKNNLFNSEDINKNNLDRYLGIIEEEPSNIIDFINRETILVIDELEDCKKFANNWYLDSESNFDNCTYEVNENLKNNDINLEAKPNLHLKFDEILNSLGNFNLIKFYEFESKINIDNRFLLNDKRLNSYSKNVGKLSNDINKNIKNNEKVWILSAQPLRTRTLLFEHECNANYLNNPNDIDEAYKSINNSTPLILKNKNNYEIEGFYLPIWKIVLITDKELFSQQSLFNNVFIRRKKRSVNSNINVNKISPGDFIVHKNHGIGKFLKIEKINITGDSRDYLVIQYQDGKISVAADQLGSVNRYRSSGKIKPKINKLGGTEWEKIKDKNKKQIKKVAVDILKLYAKREKLKGYIYPEDGPWQDELEESFPYQPTPDQISAVEEIKSDMESDKPMDRLVCGDVGFGKTEVAVRAIFKAITSGKQVILLAPTTILAQQHWRTISNRFSPYPIKVSLLNRFKTVNERKEIYAGLKNNKIDLVVATHQILGKEIEIKNLGLLVIDEEQRFGVRQKEKIKKIKTNIDVLTLSATPIPRTLYMSLSGLRQMSLLNTPPPSRRSIKTYLSEIDMDVIRTAINQELDRGGQIFYVLPRISDIDQAVNKLKNMFPNLKFIVAHGQMNETELENAMIAFNNGEVDLMICTTIIESGLDIPKVNTIIIEDSHKFGLSQLYQLRGRVGRSGVQAHAWLFYPNINKINDAAKQRLKAIKDFSELGSGYQLAMKDMEIRGVGSLLGEEQSGKVNAIGYDLYIEMLHEAISEISGQEIPEVNDTQIDLPINAFIPATWILNREEKLEAYKSATECSNNDELTELATDWVNRYGNLPKPVESLIMIMRLKLLAKKCGFNKIKLKKPNILIETKLKNSTFKILKNSLASSVHNKFNFNEGEQLSTITIRGLGATEIQNQIDQLILWFGSFEREIKNFDKDLIKIE
- a CDS encoding DUF4335 domain-containing protein; translated protein: MQNKLSFHQSSVSLEIIGLPDYSNNENKDQISIISQWKLTIVNKPLIEGKIEHLGPIMDAFYIYSNLLIKNEIPIYESKLIDLKADNLHMHNIVLKSSKANVKPLVLKIGNSLLSDTINCFDQLNESPKVRIKKTDITTNIPKKLRFGLNKKVKFFNFFIPPFIAICSLILFSSSFIYFYSPFENIEKKELINSE